One segment of Shewanella piezotolerans WP3 DNA contains the following:
- the topA gene encoding type I DNA topoisomerase: MGKSLVIVESPAKAKTINKYLGKDFIVKSSVGHIRDLPTSSSPDAKVVSKTPAEVKKMSPEEKAEYKSLKAKQALVARMGVDPEKGWKAKYQTLPGKEKVVKELQTLAESADHIYLATDLDREGEAIAWHLQQVIGGDESRYQRVVFNEITKSAIQDAFSQPSVLDTNMVNAQQARRFLDRVVGFMASPLLWKKVARGLSAGRVQSVAVRLVVEREGEIKAFVPEEFWDVHAELNTLCDERLKMQVAKFQGKAFNPVNQTEADAAVSALSQSSFVVAGREDRATSSKPSAPYITSTLQQAASTRLGFGVKKTMMMAQRLYEAGHITYMRTDSTNLSQEALDNVREMIGKEYGDKYLPEAPIRYGSKEGAQEAHEAIRPSNVKVTAASLSDMERDAQRLYELIWRQFVSCQMTPAKYDATRLTVAAGDYELKASGRTLRFDGWTRVQTAIKKKNEEDNTLPVVAKGDTVTLQELMPKQHFTKPPARYSEASLVKELEKRGIGRPSTYATIISTIQDRGYVKVDNRRFYAEKMGEIVSDRLVGSFQDLMSYDFTASMEQTLDDVAQGKLDWKKVLNGFYKDFTKQLENAELPPEEGGMRPNEMVITDIKCPTCGRPMGIRTGSTGVFLGCSGYALPPKERCKTTLNLTPGEEAVSESGEDAETEALRAKHRCGICGTAMDSYLIDETRKLHICGNNPTCEGFEVEAGQFKIKGYEGPIIECDRCQNDMELKNGRFGKYFGCTNSECKNTRKLLKSGEAAPPKEDPIHLPDLKCTKSDAYFVLRDGAAGIFLAASTFPKSRETRGPLVEELVKYRELLWPKYAYLADAPVADDDGNLASVRFSRKTKEQYVATDVDGKATGWTAKFIDGKWVAEAKAKAKPKAKAKPKAKPKAKAKPKAE, encoded by the coding sequence ATGGGTAAATCGCTAGTAATCGTCGAATCACCGGCCAAAGCCAAGACTATTAACAAATATCTAGGCAAAGATTTCATCGTTAAGTCGAGTGTAGGTCACATCCGTGATCTGCCTACATCGTCGAGTCCTGACGCAAAGGTGGTGAGCAAAACACCTGCTGAAGTCAAGAAGATGTCTCCAGAGGAGAAGGCTGAGTATAAGAGTCTAAAAGCGAAGCAAGCTTTAGTTGCCCGCATGGGAGTTGACCCCGAAAAAGGCTGGAAAGCGAAATACCAAACGCTGCCTGGCAAAGAGAAAGTTGTAAAAGAGTTACAAACACTTGCTGAGTCAGCTGACCACATCTATCTCGCAACCGATTTGGATAGAGAGGGGGAGGCGATCGCTTGGCATCTTCAACAGGTTATTGGTGGAGATGAATCCCGCTATCAACGCGTAGTGTTTAACGAAATTACTAAATCAGCCATTCAGGATGCATTTAGTCAGCCATCCGTGCTCGACACAAATATGGTCAATGCGCAGCAAGCGCGTCGATTCTTAGATCGTGTCGTTGGCTTTATGGCATCACCACTGTTATGGAAGAAAGTCGCCCGTGGCTTATCAGCTGGACGTGTGCAATCTGTTGCCGTGCGTTTGGTGGTGGAGCGTGAAGGTGAGATCAAGGCGTTCGTACCTGAAGAGTTTTGGGACGTTCACGCTGAGCTCAATACCCTCTGTGATGAACGACTTAAAATGCAAGTTGCCAAATTTCAGGGCAAAGCATTTAACCCAGTAAACCAGACAGAGGCTGACGCTGCAGTCAGCGCGTTGTCGCAATCTAGTTTTGTTGTTGCTGGCCGTGAAGACCGAGCGACATCAAGCAAGCCGTCAGCACCGTATATTACTTCTACGTTGCAACAAGCAGCGAGTACGCGTTTAGGCTTCGGTGTAAAGAAAACCATGATGATGGCACAGCGCTTATATGAAGCGGGTCACATTACCTATATGCGTACCGATTCAACCAACTTAAGCCAAGAAGCGCTCGATAATGTGCGTGAAATGATTGGCAAAGAATATGGTGATAAGTACCTGCCAGAAGCACCTATTCGTTATGGGAGCAAAGAGGGCGCGCAAGAAGCACACGAAGCAATTCGTCCTTCAAATGTAAAAGTCACCGCCGCTTCTTTAAGTGATATGGAGCGTGATGCTCAGCGTTTGTATGAACTTATTTGGCGCCAGTTTGTATCCTGTCAGATGACACCTGCTAAATATGACGCGACACGTTTGACCGTTGCTGCAGGCGATTATGAGTTAAAAGCCAGTGGTAGAACATTGCGCTTCGATGGTTGGACGCGAGTACAAACCGCAATTAAGAAAAAGAACGAAGAAGACAATACGCTACCTGTCGTAGCTAAAGGTGACACGGTAACGCTGCAAGAACTTATGCCTAAGCAGCACTTCACGAAGCCACCTGCACGTTATAGCGAAGCTTCTTTAGTAAAAGAGCTTGAAAAACGTGGTATTGGTCGTCCGTCTACATACGCAACCATTATTTCAACCATTCAGGATAGAGGTTACGTTAAAGTTGATAACCGCCGATTCTATGCTGAGAAAATGGGCGAAATTGTAAGCGACAGATTAGTCGGTAGTTTCCAGGATTTAATGAGCTATGACTTTACCGCAAGCATGGAGCAAACATTGGATGATGTTGCTCAAGGTAAGCTTGACTGGAAAAAAGTACTCAATGGTTTCTACAAAGACTTCACTAAGCAGTTAGAGAACGCTGAGTTACCACCTGAAGAGGGTGGAATGCGCCCGAATGAGATGGTTATCACTGACATTAAATGCCCTACTTGTGGACGCCCTATGGGGATCCGCACCGGAAGTACAGGGGTATTCTTAGGTTGTTCAGGGTATGCGCTGCCGCCTAAAGAGCGTTGTAAGACAACGTTGAACTTAACGCCAGGCGAAGAAGCGGTAAGTGAAAGTGGTGAAGATGCAGAAACTGAAGCGTTAAGAGCGAAACATCGTTGTGGCATATGTGGCACAGCAATGGATAGCTATCTTATTGATGAAACCCGTAAGCTACACATCTGTGGTAATAACCCGACCTGTGAAGGCTTTGAAGTCGAAGCGGGTCAGTTTAAGATCAAAGGTTATGAAGGGCCGATTATTGAGTGCGATCGTTGTCAAAACGATATGGAACTTAAAAATGGCCGTTTTGGAAAGTATTTTGGTTGTACAAATTCTGAATGTAAGAATACCCGTAAACTGCTTAAAAGCGGTGAAGCGGCACCGCCAAAAGAAGATCCAATACACCTACCAGATCTTAAGTGTACCAAGTCTGATGCTTACTTTGTGCTAAGAGATGGCGCAGCAGGGATCTTCCTTGCAGCTAGCACTTTCCCTAAATCACGTGAAACACGTGGGCCATTGGTTGAAGAGTTAGTAAAGTATAGAGAGTTGTTATGGCCAAAGTATGCCTACCTTGCTGATGCACCTGTTGCAGATGATGATGGTAACTTAGCGTCTGTGCGCTTTAGCCGTAAGACTAAAGAGCAGTATGTTGCGACAGATGTTGACGGTAAAGCGACAGGTTGGACTGCTAAGTTCATTGACGGTAAGTGGGTGGCTGAAGCGAAAGCGAAGGCAAAACCGAAAGCTAAAGCTAAACCAAAGGCTAAGCCAAAGGCGAAAGCAAAACCTAAAGCGGAGTAA
- the astB gene encoding N-succinylarginine dihydrolase — MKHFEANFDGLVGPTHNYAGLSFGNVASLNNAAATSSPKDAAKQGIKKAKALADLGLVQGMFAPQERPDLHTLRRIGFTGSDAEVLNKAAKEAPALLRACCSASSMWTANAATVSPSADTHDGKLHFTPANLVDKLHRSIEPVTTGNILQATFNDSRYFKHHQHLPEHTSFGDEGAANHTRLCSEYGHAGIELFVYGQEATNPSAPKPQKFPARQTLEASQAIARLHQLDDDNTVYMQQNPDVIDQGVFHNDVIAVGNQNVLFYHEQAFLNTQAKLEEIKRKFGESPLHFVEVPTAKVAIQDAVKSYLFNTQVVTLPSGEMAIIAPTNCQENPAVHAYLNELVTLGSPIKQVHYFDVKQSMQNGGGPACLRLRVAMNQDEVAAVNQNTMMNDALFARLNQWVDKHYRDRLSVADLADPQLVIESRTALDELTQIMKLGSVYQFQR; from the coding sequence ATGAAGCATTTTGAAGCCAATTTCGACGGACTAGTAGGCCCGACACATAATTACGCGGGTTTATCATTCGGAAACGTTGCCTCTTTAAACAACGCTGCCGCGACATCTAGCCCTAAAGATGCTGCCAAACAAGGGATCAAAAAAGCCAAAGCTCTTGCAGACTTAGGTTTAGTACAAGGTATGTTTGCTCCTCAAGAGCGTCCAGACCTTCATACGCTGCGTAGAATCGGTTTTACCGGCTCTGATGCTGAAGTCTTAAATAAAGCCGCTAAAGAAGCTCCTGCGTTGTTACGTGCATGCTGCAGTGCTTCAAGTATGTGGACAGCTAATGCCGCAACAGTATCACCTAGTGCCGATACTCACGATGGTAAATTGCATTTTACCCCTGCAAACTTAGTCGATAAACTGCATCGCAGTATTGAGCCTGTCACTACTGGAAATATTCTGCAAGCTACGTTTAACGATAGCCGCTATTTCAAACACCACCAACATTTACCAGAACATACTAGTTTTGGTGATGAAGGTGCAGCCAACCATACCCGCCTTTGCAGTGAGTATGGCCATGCAGGCATTGAGCTATTTGTTTATGGCCAAGAAGCGACGAATCCATCAGCTCCTAAACCACAAAAATTCCCTGCTCGCCAAACTCTTGAAGCCTCACAGGCCATCGCTCGTCTGCACCAGCTAGATGATGATAACACTGTGTACATGCAGCAAAATCCAGATGTCATCGATCAAGGTGTATTCCATAACGATGTGATTGCTGTCGGTAACCAAAATGTACTGTTCTACCATGAGCAAGCATTTTTAAATACCCAAGCAAAACTTGAAGAGATAAAACGTAAGTTTGGTGAATCACCACTGCATTTCGTTGAAGTGCCAACCGCAAAAGTAGCGATTCAGGATGCGGTAAAGAGCTACCTGTTCAATACTCAAGTGGTAACATTGCCTTCAGGTGAAATGGCGATTATCGCGCCAACCAACTGTCAAGAAAACCCTGCAGTTCATGCTTATTTAAATGAACTAGTGACTTTAGGCTCACCTATCAAACAAGTGCATTACTTTGATGTGAAGCAAAGTATGCAAAATGGCGGTGGCCCAGCATGTTTACGTTTACGTGTTGCAATGAATCAAGATGAAGTGGCTGCAGTTAACCAAAATACCATGATGAACGATGCGCTATTTGCGCGCCTCAATCAGTGGGTTGATAAGCATTATCGTGACCGTTTAAGTGTCGCGGATCTTGCAGACCCTCAATTGGTAATAGAATCACGTACCGCCCTTGATGAACTCACTCAGATCATGAAGTTGGGTAGTGTGTATCAGTTCCAAAGATAA